A single genomic interval of Flammeovirga agarivorans harbors:
- a CDS encoding DUF1254 domain-containing protein — MKKIIFSTLLLSSSLLANAQYKMSTDIPESVITPDKIETSEGELNFFDGVPSKETVETAYNFMDKSRAYTAFMDGMKYASIWSLYKGHYKMGNTTANSTLIFDGMMDSKSLFLTANTSTMYVTGFVDTKRDGVVIIEIPDGALGFVNDMSFNYICDLGMIGRDKGKGGKYAILPVGYEGEIPEGCFPVYSKSHINWVLLRMNGGQKTIDNVIAKYRSYPASQPELRDDMNFIHATGKEMNTIHSNNIEFYNEINEMVQYESTSTFDAEILGTFRSIGIEKGVEFNPDKRMVGILNEAVALGNASARSIVWYPRREGVNLYEDDPNSSWRMGFADRDVFFNDQGAVKKEARDMFHYPYTGITPAMAMQIAGKGSDYGISYVAKDGVAYDGSKTYVLHIDADVPTARFWAVTLYDTQTRSMIQTNQVHPSLDSNKKDLVYNEDGSIDIYFSPEPIEGKEGNWLQTIPGKSWFTIFRNYGPEQEWIDGKWRLNEIEEISTLDIGK; from the coding sequence ATGAAAAAAATAATCTTCTCTACATTGTTGTTATCATCTTCGTTATTAGCAAACGCTCAATATAAAATGTCAACAGATATTCCTGAGAGTGTCATTACTCCAGATAAGATTGAGACATCAGAAGGAGAGTTAAACTTCTTTGATGGTGTACCTTCAAAAGAAACGGTTGAAACAGCCTATAATTTCATGGATAAATCTAGAGCATATACCGCTTTTATGGATGGGATGAAATATGCTTCAATTTGGTCTTTATATAAAGGTCATTATAAAATGGGCAACACCACTGCGAACTCTACATTGATATTTGATGGCATGATGGATTCTAAATCACTTTTCTTAACGGCTAATACCTCAACAATGTATGTCACAGGTTTTGTTGATACAAAAAGAGATGGTGTAGTAATTATTGAAATTCCTGACGGTGCTTTGGGATTCGTAAATGATATGTCATTCAATTACATCTGTGATTTAGGAATGATTGGTAGAGATAAAGGCAAAGGAGGGAAATATGCGATTCTTCCCGTCGGATACGAAGGAGAAATACCAGAAGGTTGTTTTCCAGTCTATTCAAAATCTCATATCAATTGGGTGTTATTAAGGATGAATGGAGGTCAAAAGACAATAGATAATGTAATTGCAAAATATAGATCGTATCCAGCTAGTCAACCTGAATTGAGAGATGACATGAATTTCATACATGCTACAGGAAAAGAAATGAATACTATTCATTCAAATAATATTGAGTTCTATAATGAAATCAATGAAATGGTACAGTATGAATCTACATCAACTTTTGATGCTGAAATCTTAGGTACATTCAGGTCTATAGGAATCGAAAAGGGTGTTGAGTTCAACCCTGATAAAAGAATGGTCGGAATATTAAATGAAGCAGTGGCTTTGGGTAATGCAAGTGCTAGATCGATTGTATGGTATCCAAGACGAGAAGGAGTAAATCTTTATGAGGATGACCCTAATAGTTCTTGGAGAATGGGGTTTGCGGATAGAGATGTATTTTTTAATGATCAAGGTGCCGTCAAGAAAGAGGCAAGAGATATGTTCCACTACCCTTATACAGGAATTACTCCAGCCATGGCAATGCAGATAGCAGGAAAGGGTTCAGACTATGGGATATCTTATGTTGCAAAAGACGGTGTAGCATATGATGGTAGCAAGACTTATGTATTGCATATAGATGCAGATGTTCCTACTGCAAGATTCTGGGCGGTTACTTTATATGATACACAAACAAGATCCATGATTCAAACAAATCAAGTCCACCCATCTTTAGATAGTAATAAAAAAGATTTAGTGTATAATGAAGATGGATCAATTGATATATACTTTTCACCGGAACCTATAGAAGGAAAAGAAGGAAACTGGTTACAGACAATACCTGGGAAATCATGGTTCACAATTTTTAGAAATTACGGGCCAGAACAAGAATGGATTGATGGGAAATGGAGATT
- a CDS encoding ParB N-terminal domain-containing protein, which translates to MSNEINIGDFLPNSNKSSKLIDSKKEEMSTDSVHVLPELKKWIRPLTSSERQNLKESIEKEGVRDPLTFFYMENGQKILLDGHNRFEIVNELGGADYGYEFEEVIVDIDNIEDAKLWMIKNQIGKRNLSKREMSFYRGHHYLTHKGQVGYTTGRGKLYDVLAKEYGVGKNTILRDATIAELLDQVSDEFKHAYFDGEHSITIAKFEDASKALATEEIVVEDLEKYLLNELEAVEKKASTRAVNNIPKPFTFNKVNKTIRTLIDTPLDKELGKAEKLSMEESIKELISKYELDI; encoded by the coding sequence ATGTCTAATGAAATTAATATCGGAGATTTTTTACCAAATAGTAATAAATCATCCAAGCTAATCGATTCGAAGAAGGAAGAAATGTCAACTGACTCTGTCCATGTTTTACCTGAATTAAAGAAATGGATTCGCCCACTAACGAGTTCAGAACGTCAAAATTTAAAAGAATCAATCGAAAAAGAAGGAGTAAGAGATCCTCTAACCTTCTTCTATATGGAGAATGGTCAAAAGATCCTTTTAGATGGGCACAATCGTTTTGAGATAGTCAATGAACTTGGAGGGGCTGATTATGGATACGAATTTGAAGAAGTAATTGTAGATATTGACAATATCGAAGATGCAAAACTTTGGATGATCAAGAACCAAATCGGTAAAAGAAACCTTTCTAAACGAGAAATGTCTTTCTACAGAGGACATCATTATTTAACCCACAAAGGACAAGTTGGGTATACTACCGGTAGAGGAAAACTGTATGATGTATTAGCAAAAGAATATGGTGTTGGAAAAAATACAATCTTAAGGGATGCCACTATTGCTGAATTATTGGATCAAGTTTCCGATGAATTCAAACATGCATACTTTGATGGAGAACATAGTATTACTATTGCTAAGTTTGAAGATGCTTCTAAAGCTTTAGCTACTGAAGAAATTGTCGTTGAAGATTTAGAAAAGTACTTATTAAATGAACTTGAGGCTGTAGAGAAAAAAGCAAGTACAAGAGCTGTAAATAATATTCCTAAGCCTTTTACCTTTAATAAGGTAAATAAAACGATTAGAACATTAATAGATACTCCATTAGATAAGGAATTAGGTAAAGCCGAAAAATTATCAATGGAAGAGTCAATAAAAGAATTAATATCTAAATACGAATTAGATATTTAA
- a CDS encoding ParA family protein, whose protein sequence is MTQKDILDFVGENEMLKISVVEKKAGIPTRSLYKALNGEQNLKPEYIEKLIQVLTPLGLKLKDKFKVVSIINNKGGVAKTTTACNLGAALSRMGKKVLLIDADPQGNLTQHLGYKDPQQFESRELSDVIEGNCNVNDSILKYQENLHIIPSTTNLDFTNKNLNRNSGPSSYKLVKRLVIDKIEMEYDYIFFDLSPSFALITNDACLIASNRALIPVDASEFAFRGINNVINHINDYKEENPNLEILGFLFTKSGRTKDMNKYKEALRSTNYKVFNTEIAVRDMAYNKGPLYGKDIFSLFEDESLKRQEKEGIKKGMEEHTNLATEFIEYV, encoded by the coding sequence ATGACACAAAAAGATATTCTTGATTTTGTAGGGGAAAATGAAATGCTGAAGATTTCTGTAGTAGAAAAAAAGGCTGGTATACCTACTAGATCGTTATACAAAGCATTAAATGGCGAACAGAACTTAAAGCCAGAGTACATTGAAAAACTAATACAAGTACTTACCCCACTTGGATTAAAATTAAAGGATAAATTTAAAGTAGTTTCTATTATTAATAACAAAGGTGGTGTAGCCAAAACTACAACTGCATGTAATTTAGGAGCAGCACTTTCAAGAATGGGTAAGAAAGTACTATTAATTGATGCTGATCCACAAGGAAACTTAACACAACATTTAGGATACAAAGATCCTCAACAATTTGAGAGTAGAGAGTTATCCGATGTAATTGAAGGAAATTGTAATGTAAATGATTCCATTTTAAAATATCAGGAAAACTTACATATTATTCCATCAACTACCAATCTTGACTTTACTAATAAAAACTTAAATAGGAACTCAGGTCCTTCTTCTTATAAATTGGTAAAGCGATTAGTAATTGATAAAATTGAAATGGAGTATGATTATATCTTTTTTGATCTATCTCCTTCATTTGCCCTAATCACTAATGATGCATGTTTGATTGCCTCCAATAGAGCTTTAATTCCTGTAGACGCTTCAGAATTTGCATTTAGAGGAATTAATAATGTAATTAATCACATCAATGATTATAAAGAAGAAAATCCTAACCTTGAAATTCTAGGCTTCTTGTTCACCAAATCAGGTAGAACAAAAGATATGAATAAATATAAGGAGGCACTTCGTTCAACAAACTACAAAGTATTCAATACTGAAATTGCTGTAAGAGATATGGCTTATAATAAAGGCCCACTTTATGGTAAAGACATCTTCTCATTATTTGAAGATGAGTCTCTAAAAAGACAAGAAAAAGAAGGAATTAAAAAAGGTATGGAAGAACATACAAATTTAGCCACAGAATTTATTGAGTATGTCTAA